In one window of Syngnathus typhle isolate RoL2023-S1 ecotype Sweden linkage group LG7, RoL_Styp_1.0, whole genome shotgun sequence DNA:
- the LOC133157651 gene encoding filamin-C-like isoform X1, with product MSNNYGEEPQYYQAADFGGEEDDEIPATEKDLAEDAPWKKIQQNTFTRWCNEHLKCVNKNIGDLQRDFSDGLKLIWLLEVLSQKKMYRKYHNRPNFRQMKLENVSVALEFLDREHIKLVSIDSKAIVDGNLKLILGLIWTLILHYSISMPMWDDEDDEEAKKLTPKQRLLGWIQNKVPQLPINNFNRDWRDGKALGALVDNCAPGLCPDWAEWDPKQPVENAREAMQQADDWLGVPQVIAPEEIVDPDVDEHSVMTYLSQFPKAKLKPGAPLKPKQLFPHKAKAYGPGIEPQGNKVLHPAVFTVETLEAGSGEVLVFVEDPEGHKEEAKVKPNKDKNRSYTVTYVPKVEGLHKVKVLFAGQDIDKSPYAVNVAKDMGDPSKVHARGPGLERTGNVANKPTYFDIYTAGAGNGDIAVVIADPQGKIDTVEIILENKGDSVFRCTYRPVTEGPHAIRVLFGGHEIPKSPFPVNIAEAPPVAPPTGAPLQIIPQSVLTPPGTKGPPPPKKPARPTINPNACRATGRGLQPKGVRVKEVADFKVFTKGAGSGTLNVSVKGPTGAQEQVNVRDVGNGVYECEYYPLKPGKYTVGITWGGQPIPRSPFEVEVGPEAGFQKVRAWGPGLRTGMVGKSADFVVEAVGTDVGTLGFSIEGPSQAKIECDDKGDGSCDVRYWPTEPGDYAVHVVCDDEDIKDSPFMAHILPAANDTFPEKVKAFGPGLQPTGVTVNKPTEFTIDARVAGKGPLTIYAQDAEGCAIDIKISDKGDATYLCTYTPAKPIKHTIIIAWSGVNVPNSPFRVLVGEGCHPDRVKVYGPGVEKTGLKANEPTYFTVDCGQAGQGDISIGIKCAPGVVGPAEADIDFDIIKNDNDTFTVKYTPPAAGRYTIMVLFADQEIPISPFKVKVEPSHDAGKVKAEGPGLNKTGVEVGTPTHFTIYTKGAGKARPEVRFAASGPGEAVRDFEIIDNHDYSYTVKYTALQQGNMAITVTHGGDPIPQSPFHITVSPQLDIGKVKVEGLDTKVEVGRDQEFTVNAKGAGGQGNVGVKMTSPNGRPIPCKLESDKAKGVHGVKYIPPEEGQYKVDVSYDGNPVMGSPFGLEAVMPADPSKVRAFGPGLQGGVVGKPAPFTIDTKGAGAGGLGLTVEGPCEAKIECQDNGDGTCSVAYLPTEAGEYAINILFADKHVPGSPFKAAVRPAFDPSKVTASGPGLERAKAGETATFTVDCTRAGEAELTVEIVSDSGVKAEVRIQKTAEGTFSVTYIPPFHGAHTVTIKYGGRAIPHFPKVLQVEPSVDTSGVHVYGPGVEPRGVLREVTTHFIVDARALTKVGGNHVKARIVNPSGTTTDGYVTDKGDGTYRVEYTPFEDGTHLIEVLVYDVPVPKSPFRVLVAEGCDPTRVRAYGPGLEGGITNKPNCFTVETRGAGTGGLGLTIEGASEAKISCKDNKDGSCSVEYVPFTPGDYDVNINYGGHPIPGSPFKVPVKDPVDPSKVKCSGPGLGSGVRAHIPQTFTVDCTRAGQAALDVKVFGPTGTTEPMGVKNNGDGTHTVHYTPAQDGPYTVAVKYAEQEVPHSPFKVTSQPGHDASKVRASGPGLDSKGVSASLPVEFTIDARDAGEGLLTVQILDPEGKPKNASIQDNRDGTYTVSYVPDSIGPYTITIKYGGDEIPYSPYRIQSNPTGDASKCRLTVSIGGHGVSGLQKLQTSEDTVITVDAKAAGKGKVTCKVLTPQGMELDMDVVENRDGTFDIYYTAPEPGKYVITIRFGGQNIPKSPFHVVASNEPVAPRDTVDPLFRPVNFLVPFTPQQGEISGEVRMPSGKTARPHITDNKDGTITIKYQPTERGLHEMDIKYEGNHIPGSPLQFFVDAVNSGAVSAYGPGLSYGMVNKAATFTVVTKNAGEGGLSLAVEGPSKAEITCKDNKDGTCTVSYLPTAPGDYSIIVKFDNKHIPGSPFVAKITGDDSITRTSQLNVGTSADVSLKITETDLSSLSASIRAPSGNEEPCLLKRLPNRHLGISFTPKEVGEHEVSVRKNGVHVANSPFKIMVGQSEIGEASRVKAFGKGLVEAHTSETAEFFVDTRNAGYGGLALSIEGPSKVDINCEDMEDGTCKVTYCPTEPGNYTVNIKFAEKHIPGSPFTVKVTGEGRMKESITRKRQASSIASVGSTCGLNLKIPGNWFQTVSAQERLTRTFTRSSHTYTRTERTEISKTRGGETKREVRVEESTQVGGGGSPFRDVFGDFLGRESLSSFAGVAARPEARGADVAGEMGSQAMTAQVTSPGGKTADADIVDGGNSTYSVRFVPQEMGAHTVNVKYRGQHVPGSPFQFTVGPMGEGGAHKVRAGGPGLERGVAAAPSEFSIWTREAGAGGLSIAVEGPSKAEISFEDRKDGSCGVSYIVKEPGDYEVSIKFNNEHIPDSPFIVPIATLSDEARRLTFSSLQEKDLKVNQEASFMVQRNGARGVVDAKVHTPSGSSEECYVTELDGDKTAVRFIPRENGVHSIDVKFNGCHIPGSPFNVRMGDPGLIGDPGMVTAHGPGLLGGITGAPSDFVVNTCNAGPGTLSVNIDGPSKVKMDCCECPEGYKVTYIPMAPGNYLITIKYGGPQHIVGSPFKAKVTGARLSGGHSLHETSSVLVETVTKSSKVGGGAFASASSKLTSDAGKVVCRGTGLSRATVGQKNNFTVDCGKAGSNMLMVGVHGPHAPCEEVYVKHMGNKLYNVTYTVKDKGSYTLIVKWGDDNVPGSPYKVAAS from the exons ATGAGCAACAACTACGGCGAGGAGCCGCAGTACTACCAGGCCGCCGACTTTGGCGGCGAGGAGGACGACGAGATCCCGGCCACCGAGAAGGACCTGGCCGAGGATGCGCCGTGGAAGAAGATCCAGCAGAACACCTTCACCCGCTGGTGCAACGAGCACCTCAAGTGCGTCAACAAGAACATCGGCGACCTGCAACGCGACTTCAGCGACGGCCTGAAGCTCATTTGGCTGCTGGAAGTCCTGAGCCAGAAGAAGATGTATCGCAAGTACCACAACAGGCCCAACTTCCGGCAGATGAAGCTGGAAAATGTCTCGGTGGCACTGGAGTTTCTGGACCGGGAGCACATCAAGCTGGTGTCCATCG ACAGCAAAGCCATTGTTGACGGGAATCTCAAGCTGATCCTGGGTCTCATCTGGACTCTGATCCTGCACTACTCCATCTCCATGCCCATGTGggacgacgaggacgacgaggagGCCAAGAAGCTGACGCCCAAGCAGCGTCTGCTGGGCTGGATCCAGAACAAAGTGCCCCAGCTGCCCATCAACAACTTCAACCGGGACTGGAGGGATGGCAAAGCCCTCGGGGCCTTGGTGGACAACTGCGCTCCGG GTTTGTGTCCCGACTGGGCCGAGTGGGACCCCAAGCAGCCCGTGGAGAACGCCAGAGAAGCCATGCAGCAGGCCGACGATTGGTTGGGTGTGCCTCAG GTGATCGCGCCTGAGGAGATCGTGGATCCAGATGTGGACGAGCACTCGGTGATGACCTACCTGTCGCAGTTCCCCAAAGCCAAGCTCAAGCCAGGCGCTCCTCTCAAACCCAAACAGCTTTTCCCTCACAAGGCCAAAGCCTATGGACCAG GTATCGAGCCTCAGGGTAACAAGGTGCTTCACCCTGCCGTGTTCACCGTGGAGACTCTGGAAGCCGGCAGCGGCGAGGTCCTGGTCTTTGTGGAGGATCCCGAGGGACACAAAGAAGAG GCTAAAGTGAAACCCAACAAGGACAAAAACAGAAGCTACACTGTCACTTATGTTCCTAAAGTTGAGGGTCTGCACAAG GTCAAGGTGTTATTTGCGGGTCAGGACATTGACAAGAGCCCCTATGCGGTGAACGTGGCAAAAGACATGGGCGACCCCAGTAAAGTCCACGCCAGGGGGCCCGGTCTGGAGCGCACCGGGAACGTGGCCAACAAACCCACCTACTTTGACATTTACACAGCCG GCGCTGGCAACGGCGACATCGCCGTGGTTATTGCCGACCCTCAAGGCAAAATAGACACCGTGGAGATCATTCTGGAGAACAAAGGCGACAGCGTGTTCCGATGCACTTATCGCCCCGTGACCGAGGGTCCGCACGCCATCCGCGTGCTGTTCGGAGGCCACGAGATCCCAAAGAGCCCGTTCCCCGTCAACATCGCCGAAG CACCTCCTGTTGCTCCTCCCACAGGAGCTCCCTTGCAGATAATCCCTCAATCCGTGCTCACTCCTCCTGGAACAAAGggcccccccccaccaaaaaaaccCGCCCGTCCAA CCATCAATCCAAACGCCTGCAGAGCCACAGGTCGAGGACTCCAGCCCAAGggtgtgagagtgaaggaggttGCAGACTTCAAAGTTTTCACCAAGGGCGCCGGCAGTGGAACATTGAACGTCTCGGTCAAAGGGCCCA CCGGAGCGCAGGAGCAAGTCAACGTGCGAGATGTCGGAAACGGCGTGTACGAGTGCGAGTATTACCCCCTCAAGCCGGGTAAATACACAGTCGGCATTACCTGGGGAGGCCAGCCCATCCCCCGCAG CCCCTTTGAAGTGGAGGTGGGACCCGAGGCCGGTTTCCAGAAGGTGAGGGCCTGGGGTCCCGGTCTGAGGACGGGGATGGTGGGAAAATCGGCCGACTTTGTGGTAGAGGCCGTCGGCACAGATGTCGGGACGCTGG GCTTCTCCATCGAAGGACCCTCTCAGGCTAAGATCGAGTGCGACGACAAGGGCGACGGCTCCTGCGACGTCCGCTACTGGCCCACCGAACCCGGCGACTACGCCGTCCATGTGGTTTGCGACGACGAGGACATCAAGGACAGCCCCTTCATGGCCCACATCCTGCCCGCTGCTAACGACACCTTCCCCGAGAAG GTGAAAGCGTTCGGGCCGGGCCTGCAGCCAACTGGTGTGACGGTGAACAAACCCACCGAATTCACCATCGATGCCCGCGTGGCCGGGAAGGGTCCGCTCACCATCTACGCCCAG GATGCCGAAGGCTGCGCCATCGACATCAAAATCAGCGACAAGGGCGACGCCACGTATCTGTGCACGTACACTCCTGCCAAGCccattaaacacaccatcatcatcGCCTGGAGCGGCGTCAACGTGCCCAACAGCCCCTTCAGG GTGCTGGTCGGCGAGGGTTGTCATCCAGACAGGGTCAAGGTCTACGGGCCCGGAGTGGAGAAGACGGGCCTCAAGGCTAACGAGCCCACATACTTCACCGTGGACTGCGGCCAGGCCGGCCAAG GCGACATCAGCATTGGAATCAAGTGCGCCCCGGGGGTGGTTGGCCCTGCCGAGGCGGACATCGACTTTGACATCATCAAGAATGACAATGACACCTTTACTGTCAAGTACACGCCCCCAGCGGCGGGTCGCTACACCATCATGGTGCTCTTTGCTGACCAA GAAATTCCCATCAGTccgttcaaagtcaaagtggagCCCTCTCACGATGCTGGCAAGGTGAAAGCCGAGGGGCCCGGACTCAACAAGACAG GAGTGGAGGTGGGCACGCCCACCCACTTCACTATCTACACAAAGGGTGCGGGCAAAGCCAGGCCCGAGGTGCGCTTCGCGGCCTCGGGCCCAGGGGAGGCGGTCCGTGACTTTGAGATCATCGATAACCACGATTACTCCTACACGGTCAAGTACACCGCTCTTCAAcag GGCAACATGGCCATCACGGTCACCCACGGAGGCGACCCCATCCCGCAGAGTCCCTTCCATATCACAGTCTCACCGCAGCTGGATATCGGAAAAGTCAAAGTGGAGGGATTGGACACGA AAGTGGAAGTGGGAAGGGACCAGGAATTCACAGTGAACGCCAAGGGTGCCGGCGGGCAGGGCAACGTAGGCGTGAAGATGACCTCGCCCAACGGCCGACCCATCCCGTGCAAGCTGGAGTCGGACAAAGCCAAAGGCGTTCACGGCGTGAAGTACATCCCCCCGGAGGAGGGGCAGTACAAGGTGGATGTCAGCTATGACGGAAACCCCGTCATGGGAAGCCCCTTCGGGCTGGAAGCCGTGATGCCCGCTGACCCCTCAAAG GTCCGAGCTTTCGGCCCCGGTCTTCAGGGCGGCGTGGTGGGCAAACCGGCTCCGTTCACTATCGACACCAAAGGAGCGGGTGCCGGCGGGCTGGGCCTAACGGTGGAGGGTCCCTGCGAGGCCAAAATCGAGTGCCAAGACAACGGCGACGGCACGTGCTCGGTCGCCTACCTGCCCACCGAGGCCGGCGAGTACGCCATCAACATCCTGTTCGCCGACAAGCACGTTCCGGGCTCCCCTTTCAAGGCGGCGGTACGACCGGCCTTCGACCCCAGCAAGGTCACGGCCAGCGGCCCCGGGCTGGAAAGAGCCAAGGCAGGGGAGACGGCCACCTTCACTGTGGACTGCACACGGGCCGGCGAGGCAGAGCTCACCGTCGAGATCGTATCGGACAGCGGGGTGAAGGCCGAGGTGCGCATCCAGAAAACGGCAGAGGGAACTTTCTCCGTCACCTACATCCCGCCGTTCCACGGCGCGCACACCGTTACCATCAAGTACGGAGGCCGCGCGATCCCCCACTTCCCCAAGGTTCTGCAGGTGGAGCCTTCAGTGGACACCAGCGGGGTGCACGTCTACGGGCCAGGAGTGGAGCCGAGAG GCGTCCTGCGAGAGGTCACGACCCACTTCATCGTGGACGCCCGCGCTCTCACCAAGGTCGGAGGCAATCACGTGAAGGCTCGCATCGTCAACCCTTCGGGCACCACCACGGATGGCTACGTCACCGACAAGGGCGACGGCACCTACAGAGTGGAGTACACGCCCTTTGAGGACG GCACGCATCTGATTGAGGTCCTAGTCTATGACGTGCCCGTACCCAAAAGTCCCTTCAGAGTGTTAGTGGCGGAGGGATGCGATCCCACCCGGGTCAGGGCCTATGGACCGGGCCTGGAGGGAGGAATCACTAACAAGCCCAACTGCTTCACGGTGGAGACCAG GGGTGCCGGGACCGGAGGTCTGGGCCTAACCATCGAGGGTGCGTCCGAGGCCAAAATCTCTTGCAAAGACAACAAAGACGGAAGCTGCAGCGTGGAGTACGTCCCCTTCACGCCCGGAGACTACGATGTCAACATCAACTACGGCGGTCACCCCATCCCGGGCAGTCCCTTCAAAGTGCCCGTCAAAGACCCCGTGGACCCCAGCAAGGTCAAGTGCTCCGGTCCCGGCCTGGGTTCCGGCGTTAGAGCGCACATCCCTCAAACCTTCACGGTGGACTGCACTCGGGCCGGGCAGGCTGCGCTGGATGTCAAAGTGTTTGGACCGACAG GTACCACGGAGCCAATGGGTGTCAAAAACAATGGTGACGGCACCCACACTGTTCACTACACCCCAGCTCAGGACGGACCCTACACCGTGGCAGTCAAATATGCAGAGCAGGAAGTCCCGCATAG TCCATTCAAGGTCACGTCTCAGCCCGGGCACGACGCCAGCAAGGTGCGAGCCAGCGGCCCCGGTCTGGACAGCAAAGGCGTGTCCGCCAGCCTTCCCGTAGAGTTCACCATTGACGCTCGCGATGCCGGCGAGGGGCTGCTCACTGTGCAGATTCTG GACCCGGAGGGCAAGCCGAAGAACGCCAGCATCCAGGACAACAGGGACGGCACCTACACCGTGTCCTACGTCCCCGACTCCATCGGCCCGTACACCATCACCATCAAATACGGAGGGGATGAAATTCCGTACTCGCCCTACAGGATTCAGTCTAATCCCACGGGAGATGCCAGCAAGTGTCGCCTCACAG tgtCAATAGGAGGACACGGCGTAT CGGGCCTTCAGAAGCTGCAGACCTCAGAGGACACGGTCATCACGGTGGATGCCAAGGCCGCCGGCAAGGGCAAGGTAACGTGCAAGGTGTTGACGCCGCAAGGGATGGAGCTGGACATGGACGTGGTGGAGAATCGCGACGGCACCTTCGACATTTACTACACGGCCCCTGAACCCGGCAAATACGTCATCACCATTCGCTTTGGAGGCCAAAACATCCCCAAGAGCCCCTTCCACGTGGTG GCCTCAAACGAGCCGGTTGCCCCTCGCGACACGGTGGACCCTCTCTTCAGGCCGGTCAACTTCCTGGTGCCTTTCACGCCGCAGCAAGGAGAAATATCAG GCGAGGTCCGGATGCCCTCGGGCAAGACGGCCAGGCCGCATATCACCGACAATAAAGACGGCACCATCACCATCAAGTACCAACCCACCGAGAGAGGCCTGCACGAGATGGACATCAAATATGAAGGCAACCACATTCCAG GAAGCCCTCTGCAGTTCTTTGTGGACGCCGTGAACAGTGGAGCGGTGTCGGCCTACGGTCCCGGCCTGAGTTACGGCATGGTCAACAAAGCCGCCACCTTCACCGTGGTCACCAAGAACGCGGGCGAAG GCGGTCTCTCCCTGGCAGTGGAGGGCCCATCTAAGGCAGAGATCACCTGCAAGGACAACAAAGACGGCACCTGCACCGTGTCCTATCTTCCCACGGCGCCCGGAGACTACAGCATCATTGTCAAGTTTGACAACAAGCACATTCCCGGCAGCCCCTTTGTCGCCAAGATCACCG GCGACGACAGCATTACCCGCACGTCTCAGCTGAACGTGGGCACGTCCGCCGACGTTTCGCTCAAGATCACCGAAACGGACCTGAGCTCTCTCAGCGCCAGCATTCGAGCGCCCTCGGGCAACGAGGAACCCTGCCTGCTCAAGAGGCTGCCCAACAGACATCTCG GTATCTCATTCACCCCGAAAGAGGTGGGCGAGCATGAAGTGAGCGTGAGGAAGAACGGCGTACACGTCGCCAACAGCCCCTTCAAGATCATGGTCGGCCAATCGGAGATCGGCGAGGCCAGCCGGGTCAAAGCCTTCGGCAAAGGCCTGGTGGAGGCGCACACGTCTGAGACGGCCGAATTCTTTGTGGACACCAGGAACGCCG GTTACGGCGGGCTGGCGTTGTCCATCGAGGGTCCCAGCAAAGTGGATATCAACTGCGAAGATATGGAGGACGGGACGTGCAAGGTGACCTACTGTCCGACAGAGCCCGGAAATTACACGGTTAACATCAAGTTTGCCGAAAAGCACATCCCAG GAAGTCCGTTCACAGTGAAGGTGACCGGCGAAGGGAGGATGAAGGAGAGCATAACCAGAAAGAGGCAGGCGTCCTCCATCGCTTCGGTGGGCAGCACCTGCGGACTCAACCTGAAGATTCCAG GAAACTGGTTCCAGACGGTGTCGGCCCAAGAGAGGCTCACCCGGACGTTCACCCGCAGCAGCCACACGTACACGCGCACCGAGCGCACCGAGATCAGCAAAACCCGTGGCGGCGAGACCAAGCGGGAAGTTCGGGTGGAGGAGAGCACTCAGGTGGGCGGAGGGGGCAGCCCCTTCAGAGACGTCTTTGGAGACTTCCTGGGCCGGGAGAGCCTGAGCAGCTTCGCCGGCGTCGCGGCCAGACCCGAAG CGCGTGGCGCCGATGTTGCAGGCGAGATGGGCTCGCAGGCCATGACGGCCCAGGTGACCAGCCCCGGGGGCAAGACGGCGGACGCCGACATCGTGGACGGAGGAAACAGCACGTACAGCGTGCGCTTCGTCCCCCAGGAGATGGGCGCGCACACCGTCAACGTCAAGTACCGAGGCCAGCACGTCCCCGGGAGCCCCTTCCAGTTTACCGTGGGGCCCATGGGGGAGGGAGGCGCGCACAAGGTCCGGGCGGGAGGCCCCGGCCTGGAAAGAGGCGTGGCCGCAGCACCTT CTGAATTTAGCATCTGGACTAGAGAGGCCGGCGCCGGGGGCTTGTCCATTGCCGTGGAAGGGCCCAGCAAGGCGGAAATCTCCTTTGAGGACAGAAAGGACGGCTCCTGCGGCGTCTCTTATATCGTCAAAGAACCCG GTGACTACGAGGTGTCGATTAAGTTCAACAACGAGCACATCCCCGACAGCCCGTTCATCGTTCCCATCGCGACCCTGTCGGACGAAGCCCGCAGGCTCACGTTCAGCAGCCTGCAG GAGAAGGATTTGAAGGTGAACCAAGAAGCCTCGTTCATGGTGCAGCGCAACGGCGCTCGCGGCGTGGTGGACGCCAAAGTCCACACCCCCTCCGGCAGCTCCGAGGAGTGTTACGTCACCGAGCTGGATGGCG ACAAGACCGCCGTCCGCTTCATTCCCCGCGAAAACGGCGTCCACTCCATCGACGTCAAGTTCAACGGCTGCCACATTCCGGGAAGCCCCTTCAACGTGCGGATGGGAGATCCCGGACTGATCGGGGATCCGGGCATGGTTACGGCGCACGGCCCCGGCCTGCTGGGCGGAATCACCG GCGCGCCCTCCGACTTTGTGGTCAACACGTGCAACGCCGGGCCGGGCACGCTGTCGGTGAACATCGACGGCCCGTCCAAGGTCAAGATGGACTGCTGCGAGTGTCCCGAAGGCTACAAAGTCACCTACATCCCCATGGCGCCCGGCAACTATCTCATCACCATCAAGTACGGCGGGCCGCAGCACATTGTCGGGAGCCCCTTCAAAGCTAAAGTCACAG GCGCCCGCCTGTCAGGCGGACACAGCCTGCACGAGACCTCGTCCGTCCTGGTGGAAACGGTCACCAAGTCGTCCAAAGTGGGCGGCGGGGCTTTCGCCTCCGCCTCCTCCAAGCTGACGTCTGACGCCGGCAAGGTGGTCTGCCGCGGGACGGGCCTGAGCAGGGCCACGGTGGGGCAGAAAAACAATTTCACAGTCGACTGCGGCAAGGCAG GCAGCAACATGCTGATGGTGGGCGTGCACGGGCCTCACGCTCCGTGCGAGGAGGTCTACGTCAAGCACATGGGCAACAAGCTCTACAACGTCACCTACACCGTCAAGGACAAGGGCAGCTACACGCTCATCGTCAAATGGGGAGACGACAACGTCCCCGGCAGCCCCTACAAAGTGGCCGCGTCCTAA